The sequence TCGCGGTGAGCGCCGCCCGACGGGGGGCATCGTGGCACATCTCGTGGGCCAGTTTGAGCGACTCGACCGCGTCGTCGACCCGGTCCTCGGCGAGCGCGTGCGTCGCCGCGTCCTGGAGGAGAGCGATCGCCCACGGCTCGGCCAGACCACCGGCGGCGAGCAGATGGCCCCCGATCGCCGGGGCCGGGGCGCCCTCGGAGTGCAGCAGCTCCGCCGCGCGGGCGTGCATCTTGGACAGCGCGTCTGGGTCCAGGTCGTGCAGCACCGCCGCGCGCGCCGCGGGGTGTCGGAACCGCCCCGAGTCCAACAGGCCGGACATGGTCAGCGCGTTGAGTACCCACTGGACCCGGGCCGGCCTGCTGTCGAGCAGTCGGGCCAGCAGGGTCGGGGTGGCGAAGTCGTCGAGCAGGGCCAGCCCGTGAGCCGTCTCCAGGATCGCCGGGTCCCAACGCCGCAGGCAGGCCAGGACCGCCTGGCGGAACTGGTCGCCGACGATCGCTTCGGTGGCGTCGGTCGGCCCAGCGGCACGCCGGTCCTCGCCGAGCGCGTGCAGCAGCAACGGGTTGCCGCCACTGATCCGGTGGTAGGCCGGGGCGAGCACCAGGGCCGTCTCGTCGTCGGTCCAGCCACGGAGCACCTCGGCGACTCCCGCCTCGGACAGCGGCGACAGCTGGATGTTGCAGAAACATGCCTGCCGGGTGAGCTCGGCGCGGAACTCGGGGTTGAACGGCTGCGGTTGCGGCGACTCGGCGAGGACCACCAGGATCTGCGCGGCGGTGAGCCGGCGCTGTAGGTAGAGCAGGGTCCGCAGGGTGGTCTCGTCGGCGAACTCGACGTCGTCGACGAGCAGGACGAGCGGCCGCTCCCGGGCGATGTCGAGCAGTTCGACACACATCACGTGCACGGCCCTGATGTCGGCGTCGCCCTCGGTCGTGGCGGCCCCGAGGTCGATGAACGCGCCGATGCGCCGCATCACCTCGGTCGGCAGCGGCACGCTGTTGAACAGCTGCCCCATCGCGGCGGCGGGCAGCATCCGCTCCGCCCGTGAGCAGGCCGCGCTCAACACCAGCCCGCCTGCCGTGTCGACGTGATCGGCCACGGCCCGCAGCAGTTCGGTCTTGCCCGTGGCACCGGGACCGCTGATCAGCGCGACCCGCCCCCTGCCCGTGGCGCATACGGCGTAAAGGTCCCGCAAGATGTCGAGCTCGCGGCTTCTCTCTACGAATCCCACCCGTCTCCCTCACGTCAGCGATGACGCACGGAGCTGCCACCTAGCTGGGACAGGCCCCGACGAAAAGGTTTGGCTCAATGCCATACGGTCCGCCGAGCCCCACCCCGGCTACTGAACACGTCGGCCCAACAGCCATGATTTTGCAATGACGGACATCAATTTAATGACGACTTTCATCGCACCTCGACGGTGAGCACAGCATACATAGACACCCGTACCAGACGGTAGTGGGACGGTGATACTTCGTCACCGACATCACATCGGAGCGTAAGCACGTTGGTTGATCATCATTTGCCCGGTGAGGCGTGTGCCCGCGGTGAAGCGCAGGAGTGGTGAACGCGCGCGGCCCTCCTTAGTGCGACCGGCAATAGGCGTTACCTGGGTCGGTGGGTTGTCGGCCAGATGTCCAAACGATAAACAGTGCGGGCTCGTTGGATGAGTTAACGGATCATGACGATCACGGCGGCCAGGTACAGGGAGAAGCAGATGATCTCGGGGTTGCGGTCGACGCAGCGGCGAATCTTGCCGAAGCCGTTCAGACGAGTTCCTGCACTCGCTCACCCACCGCTCGCCGACGTGGACCGACCGGTGTGGACGCGCAGTTGTTCTCCGCGAAACGCCGCGGCACCACGACAGTCATCGCCCAGGTGCGGGGGCTGGCCAGCACGACCGAGGTCGCCCGGGGCCAGGCGTTCCTCGACCATCTCGAGGTGGCATGATGATCGTCGCGGATGCCGCGCATCTCACCAGCAACACCCCTGCCTACCTGCGACAACACGCCGCCGACCAAGTGTTCACCGGCAACGGCAACGGGCCCGCACCGCTGGCAGCACCCACCAACCGGGCTACCCGGTCCCCCTGTCACCGTCGTCCCGTTCAGCCGGTCGGCTCGCTGGGCAGCAGCCGCTCCAGTTCGGCCCCGATCAGCCGGATCACGTCGTCGGCATGGTCGTTGAGATAGAAGTGCCCGCCCGGGTACACCCGGACGTCACACTCACCGGTGGTGTGCCGACGCCAGTCGTGCGCCTCGTCCAGGGTGGTCACCGGGTCGGCGTCCCCGGTAAGCACGGTGATCGGGGCGTCCAGCCGTTGATCCGGGTCGGCCCGGTAGGTCTCCACCGCCTTGTAGTCCCCCCGCACCGCGGGCAGGATCATCGGCAGCAGCTCCGGATCGCTCAGCATCCGCGGGTCCGAGCCGCTGAGCCTGGCCAGTTCCCGCAGCACCCCGGCGTCGTCCCGGGTGTGCACGTACCGCTCGTCACGGAACCGGGACGGGGCCCGGCGGCCGGAGACGAACAGTCGCAGCGGCGGTTGGCCCGTCCGCAGTTGCAGCCGCAACCCCACCTCATAGGCGAGCACCGCGCCCATGCTGTGGCCGAAGAGTGCCACCGGCCGGTCCAGCCACGGCCGCAGCGCATTGAACACCCCGTCGACCAGGTCGGTGACCGAATCCAGCACCGGCTCATGCCGACGGTCCTGCCGGCCCGGGTACTGGATCGCCAGTACGTCGACAGCGGGCGAGAGGGCCTGGGAGACCGGAAACAGGTAGCTGGCCGAACCACCGGCGTGCGGCAGCGCCACCAGCCGAATCGCACTGGACGGCGCCGGATGGAACCGCCGCACCCAGAGGTCGTTCTCGAGGGTTGCCGTCATCACTGGTCCCTTACGGATCGGCGCTGCGGGTACCTCCGCAGCGGGACGTCTAGAGCGGGATGTTCCCGTGCCGGCCTCGCCCCAACGGCGCCTCGGCCAGCGCCCGGGTCAGCTGGGTACGTGTGTCGACCGGCGCGATGATCGCGTCGACGACCTTGAGCTCGAGCGCTCGGCCGACACCACCGGACTCCCGCTGGTGGTCGGCGATCAGCCGCCGCCGTAACGACTCCCGGTCTGCCTCGTCGTCGGCCGCGGCCAGCTCGCGGCGGTGCAGGACACCCACCGCCGCCTCCGCGCCCATCACCGCGACCTCCGAATCCGGCCAGGCGAAGACCGCGGTGGCACCCAGCGACCGGGAGTTCATCGCGATGTACGCCCCACCGTACGACTTGCGCAGTACCAGGGTCACCCGGGGAACCACCGCCTCGGCGAAGGCGTGCAGCAGCTTCGCCCCGCGCCGAACCACTCCCTCCCACTCCTCCTTGACACCGGGCAGGTACCCGGGGACGTCGACCAGGACGACCAGCGGTACGCCGAGCGCGTCGCACATCCGCACGAACCGCGCCGCCTTCTCGGCGCTCAACGAGTCGAGGCAGCCGCCCTTGGCTATCGGATTGTTCGCGATCACGCCGACCGTACGCCCGGCCAACCGGCCGAGGCCAACCACGATGTTGCGCGCCCAGCGCGGCTGAAGTTCGACGAAGCCGCCGAACTCGTCGGCCGGATCGAGCAGCGCGGCGATCACCGGCCGGACGTCGTACGCTCGGCGGGCCGACTCGGGCAGCGCGGTGGCCAGCGCGGGGCAGTCCCCGACCGCCGACAGGTCGAACCGGCCGGGCCGGGCGAAAAGGACGGCGAGTTGACGGGCGCGCGCAAGCGCGTCTGGCTCGGAGTCGGCCACGAGGTGAGCCACCCCCGAGGAGTGGCTGTGCGTCCGAGGACCGCCGAGGGCCTCCATGTCGACCGGCTCACCGGTGACGCTGCGGACCACGTCCGGGCCGGTGACGAAGACCCGGCCGGCATCGGCCATGATGACAATGTCGGTCAGCGCCGGACCGTAGGCGGCGGCGCCGGCGGCCGGGCCGAGCACCACCGAGATCTGCGGGACCTGGCCGGAGGCACGGGTCATCGCGGCGAACATCCGGCCGACGCCGTCCATCGACTCGACGCCGTCGGCCAGCCTCGCGCCACCGGAGTGCCAGAGACCGACGATCGGGCAGCGGTCCCGGGCGGCGAGCTCGATCGCGTGAATGATGTGCTCGGCGCCGGCGGCCCCGAGCGCACCGCCCATCCGGCTCGCGTCGGTGCAGTAGGCGTAGACCCGCAGTCCGCCGATCCAGCCCCGAACCGCGAGCACCCCACTGTCGTCTGGCTCATGCAGCGCGACCGCCGAGTCGGCGTCCAGCAGAGCGCCCAGGCGTACCGTGGGCGAGCGTGGGTCGAGGTCGACCGGCTCGGTCCGCGCCGGTGCGTCAACCGTGATCGTCATCATTACTCCCCTGCCGGACGGACCGGTCGGCACGGGCCGCGCGGCGCCTTCACGCGGTGACCGGTGCCCCTCTGACCAAGCGAGCGTAGGAACGCCCGGACTACCGGGACAACCCCTAAGCGGAGCACCGGCCCCCTAGCCCCACAACTGCTGCGAGCTGCGGGAAACCAGGCGCACGACGATGACGTTCCCGCGAGGAGCGGGAAGGTCACCGATCCCCAGGAACTGGGTGGTCAGACCGTCGGGTGGGTCGGCCGGGTGGCGACCGGGGCGGCCGGCTGCGGACCGTTCCGAACCGCCGGGCCCGAATCGGCATCGGTGGTCGCTCCGGTCGGCACGACCTCGGTCGCCGGCGGTACCGCGTCGACCAAGGTTGCATCGGCGGCGGTCACGGGCCCCTCGAGGTGGGTCGCGCCGTCGGTGGTCAGGGCGGGCGTGGCGTCCGACCCGTCGGACAGGCCCTGCCCGGGCACCGACCCGCCCACGTTGCGCAGCAGCACGGCCGCCAAGATCGCCGTCACCAGCAGGATGCCGGCCGACACGATCGCGGCTGCCCGCAACTCGTCGGTGAACGCCGCCCGCGCCAGCGTCACCAGGGTGTCTGCCGCGGTCGTGGAGAGCGTCCGGCTCTCCTCGACCGCGCCGCCAAGGGTCTCCCGGGCGGTGGCCCAGGAGTCCGGTGGCACCCCGTCCGGTGCTACGCCGGAGAGCTTCCGCCGGTAGACGTACGCGCCGATGCTGCCGAGAATCGCGACGCCGAGCGCCGCACCGAACTGACTGCCGGTCTCGGAGAGTCCGGCGGCGGCGCCGGCCCGCTCCGGGGGCGCGGTGGAGACGATCAGCTCGGCGCTCAGGGTCAGCACCATGGCGACGCCACCCGCCATCAACGCCTGGCCGAGCACCACCAGGGCCAGGCCCGACTCGTCGCCGACCTGGGCGAGCACCACGCAACCGACGGTCGCCACCAACAGGCCGCCGGCGGCGACGTAGGCGCGCTTGAAGCGCTGCGCGAGCACCGGGGCCAGCACGGCCGCGCCGACGCCCGCCGCACCGGCGGCCGGCAGTGACCACAGGCCGGCGGTGAACGGGCGCAACCCGAGCACCAACTGGAGGTACTGGCTGATGAAGAACATGAACCCGACCAGCGCGAAGTTGGCGAGCAGATTCATCACCACCGCTGCGCTGAACGCCGGGGCACGGAACAGCCGGACGTCGATCACCGGGTCGTCGAGGCGCCGCTGACGCAGCACGAAGACGGCCAGGAAGATCAGTCCGGCGGCCACGCCGGCCACCGGCGGCCAGTCCATGCCGTCCTCGGCGAACTGCTTGATGCCCCAGATCATGGGCAGCACCGCGACGAACGCCAGCACCGTGCTCAGCAGGTCGGGCCGCCCGGCGGCCGCGTTGCGGAACTCGGGCAGCAGCAACGGCGCCAGGATGAGCAGGAGCAGCATGATCGGCACGTTGATCTCGAAAACGGTGCCCCAGGAGAAGTACTGGAGCAGTGCGCCGCCGGCCACCAGGCCGATGACCCCACCGGCGGAAAAGCCAGCCGCCCAGACCCCGATCGCGACCCGTCGCTCGTTCTCGTCGTGGAACATGTTGCGGATCAACGACATGGTCGACGGCATGAGCGTCGCACCGGCGGCGCCCATCACCGCCCGGGTCCCGATCAGCATGCCGGGACTGTTGGACAGGGCCGTGGCCACGGATGCCACACCGAACACCGCCGCGCCGATCATCAGCAGCCGGCGACGCCCGATCCGGTCCCCCAGCGTCCCCATCGGAATCAGCAGGCCGGCCAGCACAAAGGCGTAGACATCCGTGATCCAGAGGAGTTGGCTGCTGGTCGGCGCAAGGTCCGCTGTGATGAACGGCAGAGCGTACGACAGCACGGTCATGTCCATGCTGATGATCAGTGTCACCAGGACGAGTACCGCGAGACCGATCCACTCGCGGCGACCGGCCTTTGCCTGCGCTGTAGCCATGGCCGAAAGCTACACCGCGTTTTATACACGCGTATACATCTGGTGGATGAACTAGGGGGTGGTTCCGAGTAGGGTGACGCCCGTGAGTCATCGGGAACGCTTGCTGGCAGGGGCCAGGAACTGTCTCTACGAACGCGGCTACACGCGCACCACCGCCCGCGACATCGTCGCCGCTTCGGGCACCAATCTGGCGTCGATCGGCTACCACTTCGGCTCCAAGGAGGCGCTGCTGACCGCAGCGCTGGTGCAGGCATTCGAGGAGTGGGGCGTCGAGGTCGACCGGGTGCTGCGCGACGGCACCCAGCCCGACCTCATGGACCGACTGGAGTCGATGTGGACCGACCTGGTCAGGTCGTTCGGCATACACCGGCCACTCTGGGTCGCCGGTATCGAGGCGTTCGCGCTGGCTGAGCACCTGCCGGCGCTGCGGGAGCAACTGGCGGAGAGCTACGCCCGCGCCCGCCCGGCCCTGGCCACCTTCGTCATCCGCGACGGTGGTGAGAACGTCGATGACGAGACCCGCAAGGCCGTCGGCTCGTTCCTGCTCGCGCTCATGACCGGGCTGACGGTACAGCGGCTGCTCGACCCCGCGGCCGCCCCGTCCGGGAAGGAACTGGCCGAGGCGCTGCGGCTGATCGTCGGCGCGGTCAACGACTCCGCCGGCGCCTGACCCCGTCCACCGGACAGGGGTTCCGCCCCTCCTCGACCAGACGACCGTTCCGGCACAGGGGGCCCGATAGGGGTCACCCCCGCCGCCGGGCCACCTCGGGCTCCCGCGTCACTCCACCCGGACCAGGCCGGCGCGAAGCATGTCCTCCAACCAGACGTCGAAGTCCCGTCGCGTGGCCACCGGGTCGGCCGACCACTGCCAGGCCAGGACGCCGGCCGCCTGCTCCAGCGAGCCGCCCTGCTGCTGCAACGCGATCCACATCGCGGCGGCGGTCGCCCCGAACCGGTATCGCAATCCGCTCCGTTCGGAGATCAGCTCAAGCTGTCCGTTCCGGGTGACTCTGGCGACGATCCCCTGTTCGAGTCGCA comes from Salinispora tropica CNB-440 and encodes:
- a CDS encoding thioesterase II family protein, yielding MTATLENDLWVRRFHPAPSSAIRLVALPHAGGSASYLFPVSQALSPAVDVLAIQYPGRQDRRHEPVLDSVTDLVDGVFNALRPWLDRPVALFGHSMGAVLAYEVGLRLQLRTGQPPLRLFVSGRRAPSRFRDERYVHTRDDAGVLRELARLSGSDPRMLSDPELLPMILPAVRGDYKAVETYRADPDQRLDAPITVLTGDADPVTTLDEAHDWRRHTTGECDVRVYPGGHFYLNDHADDVIRLIGAELERLLPSEPTG
- a CDS encoding acyl-CoA carboxylase subunit beta translates to MTVDAPARTEPVDLDPRSPTVRLGALLDADSAVALHEPDDSGVLAVRGWIGGLRVYAYCTDASRMGGALGAAGAEHIIHAIELAARDRCPIVGLWHSGGARLADGVESMDGVGRMFAAMTRASGQVPQISVVLGPAAGAAAYGPALTDIVIMADAGRVFVTGPDVVRSVTGEPVDMEALGGPRTHSHSSGVAHLVADSEPDALARARQLAVLFARPGRFDLSAVGDCPALATALPESARRAYDVRPVIAALLDPADEFGGFVELQPRWARNIVVGLGRLAGRTVGVIANNPIAKGGCLDSLSAEKAARFVRMCDALGVPLVVLVDVPGYLPGVKEEWEGVVRRGAKLLHAFAEAVVPRVTLVLRKSYGGAYIAMNSRSLGATAVFAWPDSEVAVMGAEAAVGVLHRRELAAADDEADRESLRRRLIADHQRESGGVGRALELKVVDAIIAPVDTRTQLTRALAEAPLGRGRHGNIPL
- a CDS encoding MFS transporter, whose product is MATAQAKAGRREWIGLAVLVLVTLIISMDMTVLSYALPFITADLAPTSSQLLWITDVYAFVLAGLLIPMGTLGDRIGRRRLLMIGAAVFGVASVATALSNSPGMLIGTRAVMGAAGATLMPSTMSLIRNMFHDENERRVAIGVWAAGFSAGGVIGLVAGGALLQYFSWGTVFEINVPIMLLLLILAPLLLPEFRNAAAGRPDLLSTVLAFVAVLPMIWGIKQFAEDGMDWPPVAGVAAGLIFLAVFVLRQRRLDDPVIDVRLFRAPAFSAAVVMNLLANFALVGFMFFISQYLQLVLGLRPFTAGLWSLPAAGAAGVGAAVLAPVLAQRFKRAYVAAGGLLVATVGCVVLAQVGDESGLALVVLGQALMAGGVAMVLTLSAELIVSTAPPERAGAAAGLSETGSQFGAALGVAILGSIGAYVYRRKLSGVAPDGVPPDSWATARETLGGAVEESRTLSTTAADTLVTLARAAFTDELRAAAIVSAGILLVTAILAAVLLRNVGGSVPGQGLSDGSDATPALTTDGATHLEGPVTAADATLVDAVPPATEVVPTGATTDADSGPAVRNGPQPAAPVATRPTHPTV
- a CDS encoding TetR/AcrR family transcriptional regulator, which encodes MSHRERLLAGARNCLYERGYTRTTARDIVAASGTNLASIGYHFGSKEALLTAALVQAFEEWGVEVDRVLRDGTQPDLMDRLESMWTDLVRSFGIHRPLWVAGIEAFALAEHLPALREQLAESYARARPALATFVIRDGGENVDDETRKAVGSFLLALMTGLTVQRLLDPAAAPSGKELAEALRLIVGAVNDSAGA